A stretch of the Uranotaenia lowii strain MFRU-FL chromosome 3, ASM2978415v1, whole genome shotgun sequence genome encodes the following:
- the LOC129758342 gene encoding uncharacterized protein LOC129758342 isoform X3, which yields MWLLWMLVLDVMDGIIDRAKPCHVVMTDCVKISRGKYAKGFPFFICDLETICAPFGDDDAGNKLWANLGVEMVTRRGLSEAPFEDTLAYRKRGFQDSP from the exons ATGTGGTTGCTCTGGATGCTGGTGCTGGACGTGATGGACG GAATCATAGATCGCGCGAAACCTTGCCATGTTGTGATGACTGACTGTGTGAAG ATCAGCCGCGGAAAATATGCCAAGGGATTTCCCTTTTTCATCTGCGACCTCGAAACAATTTGTGCCCCTTTTGGCGATGATGACGCAGGGAACAAATTGTGGGCCAATCTTGGCGTTGAAATGGTTACCCGCCGAGGATTGTCGGAAGCTCCTTTTGAAGACACGCTGGCCTACCGTAAAAGAGG